One genomic region from Terriglobus aquaticus encodes:
- a CDS encoding GtrA family protein gives MAGLADRIPKGEALRFLMAGASNTLFGMLDTFLFTWIFVRLRPDHAATMTSVAALVAMCINITVSFLTYKWFVFHTRGNYWQEYSRSFVVYVPSLLLSTFAVGPLAALLSHWLPRPALAPYAAQACIIAVAIVPQFLGHKNITFRKKAHPLP, from the coding sequence ATGGCTGGTTTGGCAGACCGCATTCCGAAAGGCGAAGCTCTGCGCTTCCTGATGGCCGGCGCCAGCAACACGCTGTTCGGCATGCTGGATACGTTTCTGTTTACCTGGATCTTCGTCCGGCTCAGGCCGGATCACGCGGCGACCATGACCAGCGTGGCCGCGCTGGTCGCCATGTGCATCAACATCACCGTGTCGTTCCTGACGTACAAGTGGTTTGTGTTCCACACCCGCGGCAACTACTGGCAGGAATACAGCCGCAGCTTCGTGGTGTACGTGCCTAGCCTGCTGCTGAGCACGTTTGCCGTCGGCCCGCTAGCGGCCTTGTTGTCGCATTGGCTGCCGCGGCCCGCTCTGGCTCCCTATGCGGCTCAGGCGTGCATCATCGCAGTGGCGATCGTGCCGCAGTTTTTGGGACATAAGAACATCACGTTCCGGAAAAAAGCGCATCCGTTACCCTGA
- a CDS encoding glycosyltransferase family 2 protein, whose protein sequence is MKKISVVSPAYNESGNVQPLVERVREVFRRMPEYDYEHIIIDNASTDTTVDELRVLAADDPHVKVIVNARNFGHIRSPHHAMLEAKGDAVVVLLSDLQDPPELIEQFVREWEKGWKVVVGVKTSSEESGLMYRIRTTYYRTVERLTSVQVLRHYTGFGLYDRQVMEVVRRYGDPYPYFRGMVAEVGFPIKQIAYGQKRRERGITKNNFYTLYDMAMLGITNLSKVPLRLVTFGGFVFAGISLLIGFFYLIAKLLFWNHFELGLAPTMIGLFFLGSIQLIAIGIIGEYIGSIHTIVQNRPLVTEKERINF, encoded by the coding sequence ATGAAAAAGATCAGCGTCGTCAGCCCGGCCTACAACGAATCCGGCAATGTGCAGCCGCTGGTCGAGCGGGTGCGCGAAGTGTTTCGGCGCATGCCGGAGTACGACTACGAGCACATCATCATCGACAACGCCTCCACGGACACGACAGTAGATGAACTGCGCGTGCTTGCGGCGGACGATCCGCACGTGAAGGTCATCGTGAATGCGAGGAACTTCGGACACATCCGCTCGCCGCACCACGCCATGCTGGAGGCTAAGGGAGACGCGGTGGTCGTGTTGCTGAGCGACCTGCAGGATCCGCCGGAGCTGATCGAGCAGTTTGTCCGCGAATGGGAAAAGGGTTGGAAGGTCGTTGTCGGTGTGAAGACCTCGTCCGAGGAAAGCGGTCTGATGTACCGTATCCGGACCACGTATTACCGCACGGTGGAGCGGCTGACGAGCGTGCAGGTGTTGCGGCACTACACGGGCTTCGGTCTGTACGACCGGCAGGTGATGGAAGTGGTCCGCCGCTATGGCGATCCGTACCCGTACTTCCGGGGCATGGTTGCAGAGGTCGGCTTTCCCATTAAGCAGATTGCCTACGGGCAGAAGCGGCGCGAGCGCGGGATCACCAAGAACAACTTCTACACGCTGTACGACATGGCGATGCTGGGCATCACGAACCTGTCGAAGGTGCCGCTGCGCCTGGTCACGTTTGGCGGCTTCGTCTTTGCCGGCATCAGCCTGCTCATCGGGTTTTTCTACCTGATCGCAAAGCTGCTCTTCTGGAACCACTTTGAGCTGGGCCTCGCTCCGACGATGATCGGCCTGTTCTTTCTAGGGTCGATCCAGTTGATCGCTATCGGCATCATTGGCGAATACATTGGGTCGATCCATACGATCGTGCAGAACAGGCCGCTGGTGACGGAGAAGGAACGGATCAACTTCTAA
- a CDS encoding alpha/beta hydrolase: MRKFTQVATLLCAACLSIGVRAQDTTAAPSVGMPVPPAKPASMDQPLDVHAAIPLWPNGAPGAVGKADPDIPTVAVYLPAANPTHTAIVVAPGGGYAHLAMDHEGLQVAQWLNAHGVAAVVLKYRLGPTYHHPIELGDAQRAVRYVRSHAAQMGISPDHVGMLGFSAGGHLTASTGTMFDSGNPSAEDPIDRVSSRPDFLVLCYPVISMEQGVAHEGSVKYLLGDAPTAEQRSSMSADERVTAQTPPTFLWSTTDDAVVPVMNSVLFYQALLKNKVSAELHIFPHGRHGLGLAQTVPEVNAWPDLLYAWLRVNGWAL; this comes from the coding sequence ATGCGGAAGTTTACCCAAGTGGCAACGCTGCTGTGCGCTGCCTGTCTCTCGATCGGTGTGCGTGCGCAGGACACAACCGCAGCCCCGTCGGTAGGCATGCCCGTGCCGCCAGCGAAGCCCGCGTCCATGGATCAACCGCTGGATGTTCACGCGGCGATTCCGCTGTGGCCGAACGGCGCGCCCGGCGCGGTGGGCAAAGCGGACCCCGACATACCGACGGTGGCGGTGTACCTGCCCGCGGCCAACCCCACGCACACCGCGATTGTGGTGGCCCCCGGTGGTGGCTACGCGCATCTTGCGATGGATCACGAAGGTCTACAGGTGGCGCAGTGGCTGAACGCGCACGGCGTGGCGGCGGTGGTGCTGAAGTATCGTCTGGGCCCCACCTATCACCACCCCATCGAACTGGGCGATGCGCAACGCGCGGTGCGGTATGTGCGCTCGCACGCGGCACAGATGGGCATCTCGCCAGACCACGTCGGCATGCTCGGATTCTCGGCAGGTGGCCACCTGACGGCGAGTACCGGGACGATGTTCGACAGCGGGAACCCGTCAGCGGAGGATCCGATCGATCGCGTGAGCAGCCGGCCGGACTTCCTGGTGCTGTGCTATCCCGTGATCAGCATGGAGCAGGGCGTGGCGCACGAGGGCTCGGTCAAGTACCTGCTGGGCGATGCGCCGACTGCGGAGCAGCGTTCATCGATGAGCGCGGATGAGCGTGTGACAGCCCAGACGCCTCCCACGTTCCTCTGGTCCACGACGGATGATGCCGTGGTGCCGGTGATGAATTCCGTGCTCTTCTACCAGGCGCTACTGAAGAACAAGGTTTCTGCAGAGCTCCACATCTTTCCGCACGGACGGCACGGCTTGGGCCTTGCCCAGACGGTGCCGGAGGTGAATGCGTGGCCCGATCTGTTGTACGCGTGGCTGCGGGTGAATGGGTGGGCGCTGTAG
- a CDS encoding WD40 repeat domain-containing protein, giving the protein MFPALRAQGTQQWTTQRFEDFERGTATGVAIRNDGRLEPAPHLETIASTKATYLWSLLPQRDGSTLVGTGVASGGSQLLRIDPKGATTTVADFKELTVTAIAQAPDGSTLVATAPDGKVYRIGPGGKPEVIFDPTLTAEKPKYLWSLAVTPSGDILVAAGAPAAIYRIAHGAALGTKPELLFQSGDQHIRTLLLSADGNTLFAGSDGSGIVYRIPLNTPGHKAFALYTAPKHEITSLALDPAGNLYLAAIGDRRPPALPPLPAAGEPRISITFTQPGSSVAAPTNALVPDGSEIDRIAPDDTPTRLLNLREEITYALAWRGNALLAATGNRGHIYRIDPSRPGSYTDVAHTEANQAVAMAATANGVRIVTANSGRLLELQDTPAADSTYTSDVFDGTFATQWGRAELTGTRDRIDLFARSGNVENNRSGLGDLWSDWQPVRPDQTPLPVPVARYLQWKAVLHPGAVLNAVAVNYLQRNVPPTVEDVVVQPGARVPSSSPATPPTTVPVTFRANGTSAPTPPAEITPGPLLAQRDPKAVTVRWIARDPNGDDLMFAVYARGIGEQTWRLLKDHISERVYSFDSSLLPDGQYEIRIVASDAPVHSDADALTAERISEPFIIDTTPPTISPLTAALRDGRLTAAFEAHDATSPISHAEFSIDAGPWQYLEPIGRLSDSLAEHYLLDVPMASTTPSAGEHTVAVRVFDRNENTTSAKALVR; this is encoded by the coding sequence GTGTTTCCCGCTCTCCGGGCGCAGGGCACGCAGCAATGGACGACCCAGCGTTTTGAGGATTTCGAACGCGGCACCGCGACCGGCGTCGCCATCCGGAACGACGGTCGCCTGGAACCCGCTCCGCACCTGGAAACGATCGCCAGCACGAAGGCCACCTATCTCTGGTCTCTGCTACCGCAGCGCGACGGCTCGACCCTGGTGGGCACGGGTGTGGCCAGCGGAGGTTCGCAGCTCCTGCGCATCGACCCGAAAGGCGCCACTACAACGGTGGCCGACTTTAAGGAACTTACCGTAACCGCAATCGCGCAGGCCCCCGATGGCAGCACCCTGGTCGCCACAGCTCCGGATGGGAAGGTATACCGCATCGGACCGGGCGGGAAACCGGAAGTAATCTTTGATCCGACACTTACAGCGGAGAAGCCGAAGTATCTCTGGAGCCTGGCTGTAACCCCGTCCGGCGATATCCTCGTTGCAGCCGGTGCGCCCGCCGCGATCTATCGAATCGCTCATGGGGCCGCTTTAGGAACAAAGCCCGAACTCCTCTTCCAGTCTGGCGACCAGCACATTCGCACCCTGCTGCTAAGTGCGGACGGCAACACCCTGTTCGCCGGTTCCGATGGCAGCGGCATCGTCTACCGCATCCCGCTGAACACACCCGGTCACAAGGCCTTCGCTCTGTACACCGCCCCGAAGCACGAGATCACCTCGCTCGCCCTCGATCCCGCCGGAAATCTCTACCTGGCGGCCATCGGCGACCGACGCCCGCCGGCACTGCCGCCGTTGCCCGCCGCGGGGGAGCCCCGCATCTCCATCACCTTCACCCAGCCCGGCTCTTCCGTCGCCGCGCCCACGAACGCCCTCGTTCCGGATGGCTCTGAGATCGACCGCATCGCGCCAGACGACACACCAACCCGCCTGCTGAACCTGCGGGAAGAGATCACCTACGCCCTTGCGTGGCGCGGCAACGCCCTGCTTGCCGCTACCGGCAATCGCGGCCACATCTATCGCATCGACCCTTCCCGCCCTGGCAGCTATACCGACGTGGCCCACACCGAGGCCAACCAGGCCGTAGCCATGGCCGCTACGGCCAATGGTGTGCGCATCGTCACCGCTAACTCCGGCCGCCTGCTCGAGCTGCAGGACACGCCGGCCGCGGACTCCACCTACACGTCCGACGTGTTTGACGGCACGTTCGCAACGCAGTGGGGGCGTGCGGAACTGACGGGAACCCGCGATCGCATCGATCTATTCGCGCGTTCCGGCAACGTGGAGAACAATCGCAGCGGCCTCGGCGACCTGTGGTCCGACTGGCAGCCGGTTCGCCCTGACCAGACCCCGCTACCGGTGCCCGTGGCCCGGTACCTGCAGTGGAAGGCCGTGCTTCACCCGGGCGCAGTTCTGAACGCCGTCGCCGTCAACTACCTGCAACGGAATGTGCCACCGACGGTTGAGGACGTCGTGGTGCAACCGGGCGCTCGCGTCCCGTCCTCCTCTCCCGCGACACCGCCCACAACGGTGCCGGTCACATTTCGTGCCAATGGAACGTCGGCCCCGACGCCACCCGCCGAGATCACGCCCGGTCCCCTGCTGGCCCAGCGCGACCCGAAGGCGGTCACGGTCCGTTGGATTGCCCGCGATCCTAACGGCGACGACCTGATGTTTGCCGTGTATGCCCGCGGCATCGGAGAGCAAACCTGGCGCCTGCTGAAGGACCACATCTCCGAACGGGTCTACAGCTTCGACTCCTCGCTGCTGCCCGACGGCCAGTACGAGATCCGCATCGTCGCCTCGGACGCACCCGTCCACAGCGATGCCGACGCCTTGACCGCCGAGCGCATCTCCGAGCCATTCATCATCGACACCACGCCGCCTACCATCAGCCCACTCACCGCGGCCCTGCGCGACGGCAGACTCACCGCAGCCTTTGAGGCGCACGACGCTACCTCGCCCATCAGTCATGCCGAGTTCTCCATCGACGCCGGTCCGTGGCAGTACCTGGAGCCGATCGGCCGGCTCAGCGACTCTCTCGCGGAGCACTACCTCCTTGACGTGCCGATGGCCAGCACAACCCCAAGCGCAGGCGAACACACGGTCGCTGTTCGCGTGTTCGATCGCAACGAAAACACGACCAGCGCCAAGGCACTTGTCCGATGA
- a CDS encoding thiamine pyrophosphate-binding protein, with protein MSTKYSDLMAEWLVQLGYTHCFYLAGGNIMHLLESCSHRFTCVPIVHEVAAGVAAEYLTEISDGARAFALVTAGPGMTNLITALAGAFLESHELLVLGGQVKVADLNRGDVRQRGIQEVDGVAIAGPVSVKSVLMEKIIDQRTFNAWTQAGSSGRKGPVFVEVPLDLQGAPVDEAELTNASKDGKAVVELPALPTPSADQIAKLKAMLAEAKRPVVLLGGGVDRAVAEQLMPSLERTRLPLMVTWNGMDRVPSEHPYYFGRPNTWGQRSANILQQQADLVIALGTRLGLQQTGFNWQQYVPVGKLVQVEIDARELAKGHPRVDMPIHGDANAVLRELATVQPGDWDEWLEFCRMVRSEVPLLDPENKVQEPYLSSFVFNHTLSSLCDENDIVIPCSSGGAFTSAMQVWNLKRGQRSQTNKSLASMGYGLSAAIGAAIGMRPRRTILMEGDGGFSQNLQELGTVRAQKLKLKIFLNDDHGYASIRMSQINYFKGHYVGCDIETGLGLPDWHQLFPAYSIPVMTLQPGFENDPLFLERFHSDGPAAFLVNIDPKQTYWPKITSRITEAGSMESNPLHFMSPDLPPETAAKVFRYLAADPVTKVTA; from the coding sequence ATGAGCACAAAATACTCCGACTTGATGGCCGAATGGCTCGTGCAGCTTGGCTATACGCATTGCTTCTACCTGGCGGGCGGCAACATCATGCACCTGCTGGAAAGCTGCAGCCACCGCTTCACCTGCGTGCCCATCGTCCATGAGGTAGCGGCGGGTGTCGCTGCGGAATACCTAACCGAGATCAGCGACGGAGCGCGCGCCTTTGCGCTAGTCACAGCGGGTCCCGGCATGACCAACCTGATCACCGCGCTCGCCGGAGCATTCCTCGAAAGCCACGAACTGCTTGTGCTGGGAGGACAGGTGAAGGTGGCCGACCTGAACCGCGGAGACGTGCGGCAGCGGGGCATCCAGGAGGTGGACGGCGTCGCCATTGCCGGTCCTGTTTCGGTGAAGTCGGTGCTGATGGAGAAGATCATCGATCAGCGCACGTTTAACGCATGGACGCAGGCGGGAAGCTCGGGTCGCAAAGGTCCGGTCTTTGTGGAAGTGCCATTGGACCTGCAGGGTGCTCCGGTTGACGAGGCGGAGCTCACGAACGCATCGAAGGACGGCAAGGCCGTCGTTGAATTGCCTGCGCTGCCTACGCCGTCTGCCGATCAGATCGCGAAGTTGAAGGCTATGCTTGCGGAAGCAAAGCGGCCGGTGGTACTGCTGGGCGGCGGTGTGGACCGCGCTGTGGCAGAGCAGTTGATGCCCTCACTGGAACGGACGCGGCTGCCGCTAATGGTGACCTGGAACGGCATGGATCGTGTGCCCTCCGAGCACCCGTACTACTTCGGGCGGCCGAATACGTGGGGGCAGCGATCGGCCAACATTCTGCAGCAGCAGGCAGACCTGGTCATCGCGCTGGGCACGCGGTTAGGACTTCAGCAGACCGGCTTCAACTGGCAACAGTATGTGCCTGTTGGAAAACTGGTCCAGGTTGAGATCGATGCTCGTGAGCTTGCCAAGGGCCATCCGCGGGTAGACATGCCAATTCACGGCGATGCGAACGCGGTACTTCGCGAGTTAGCCACGGTGCAACCCGGGGACTGGGACGAGTGGCTTGAGTTCTGCCGGATGGTGCGCAGCGAGGTGCCGCTGCTCGATCCCGAGAACAAGGTGCAGGAGCCGTACCTGTCCTCGTTCGTGTTCAACCACACGCTCAGCTCGCTTTGCGACGAGAACGACATCGTGATCCCGTGTTCGAGTGGCGGCGCATTTACCAGTGCGATGCAGGTTTGGAATCTGAAACGTGGCCAGCGTAGCCAGACCAACAAGAGCCTGGCCAGCATGGGATACGGCCTAAGCGCGGCGATCGGAGCCGCAATCGGCATGCGGCCGCGGCGGACCATCCTGATGGAGGGAGACGGTGGTTTCTCTCAGAACCTGCAGGAGCTGGGCACCGTCCGGGCGCAGAAGCTGAAGCTGAAGATCTTCCTCAACGACGACCACGGCTATGCATCGATCCGCATGTCCCAGATCAACTACTTCAAGGGACACTACGTCGGCTGCGACATCGAGACCGGCCTCGGTCTGCCCGACTGGCACCAGTTGTTCCCGGCGTACTCCATCCCGGTGATGACGCTGCAGCCAGGCTTCGAGAACGACCCGCTCTTCCTGGAGCGTTTCCACTCTGACGGGCCCGCCGCCTTCCTGGTCAACATCGATCCGAAGCAGACGTATTGGCCGAAGATCACGAGCCGTATCACGGAAGCGGGCAGCATGGAGTCGAACCCCTTGCACTTCATGTCGCCAGACCTGCCACCGGAGACTGCGGCAAAGGTCTTCCGGTATCTTGCGGCCGATCCTGTGACCAAGGTGACTGCTTGA
- a CDS encoding 3-dehydroquinate synthase: MSASFSVQSSSGEYSVHVEAGGFARWAGEFAGSAVIADQFFRSAWPSEAAHPVFVEALETNKALEASPALIEQMRRGGANRSTELVAVGGGIIQDLSAFIASVYMRGLKWTYVPTTVLAMVDSCIGGKSSINVGPYKNLVGTFHPPERVLVDPEFVHTLPPDQRASGLIEAVKICFCHGEESFAKHMSFEPSVDMSTDALEGLILNSLRSKKWFIEIDEFDRKERLLLNFGHTFGHAMEGASHFAIAHGIGVGLGIQCAIAMQERAGVDYSAVPSVTRLREHLRTMMASDATVRSVLPTLDLDDVLDRIGSDKKHGKDFYTFILIAPDGRVELARLPRTPETLERARSAVQEVVESYA, translated from the coding sequence GTGTCCGCATCCTTTAGCGTCCAGTCGTCCAGTGGTGAGTACAGCGTGCACGTGGAGGCCGGCGGCTTCGCGCGCTGGGCGGGTGAGTTCGCGGGTTCCGCGGTCATCGCGGATCAGTTCTTCCGAAGTGCGTGGCCGAGCGAGGCGGCGCATCCGGTGTTTGTAGAGGCGCTCGAAACCAATAAGGCGCTCGAAGCTTCGCCGGCGCTGATTGAGCAGATGCGGCGTGGAGGTGCAAACCGATCCACGGAGTTGGTCGCCGTGGGCGGCGGCATTATCCAGGACTTGTCAGCGTTCATCGCGTCGGTCTACATGCGCGGCCTGAAGTGGACGTATGTTCCGACGACCGTGCTGGCGATGGTGGATTCGTGCATCGGTGGCAAGTCGAGCATCAACGTGGGGCCCTACAAGAATCTTGTGGGGACGTTTCATCCGCCGGAGCGAGTGCTGGTGGATCCGGAGTTCGTTCATACCCTGCCTCCGGATCAGCGCGCAAGCGGGCTCATTGAAGCGGTGAAGATCTGCTTTTGCCACGGCGAGGAATCATTCGCAAAGCACATGAGCTTTGAGCCTTCTGTGGACATGAGTACGGACGCTCTGGAAGGGCTGATCCTGAACAGCCTCCGATCCAAGAAGTGGTTCATCGAGATCGACGAGTTCGACCGTAAGGAACGATTGCTGCTGAATTTTGGGCACACGTTCGGTCATGCGATGGAGGGCGCCTCGCACTTTGCCATTGCACATGGCATTGGGGTGGGGCTGGGCATTCAGTGCGCCATTGCCATGCAGGAGCGCGCCGGTGTCGATTACAGCGCAGTGCCGAGTGTGACGCGGCTGCGCGAGCACCTGCGAACCATGATGGCGTCGGATGCGACGGTCAGGTCGGTGCTGCCGACGCTGGATCTGGACGATGTGCTGGATCGCATCGGATCGGATAAGAAGCACGGCAAAGATTTCTACACGTTCATCCTGATTGCCCCGGACGGGCGCGTGGAATTGGCACGGCTGCCGCGAACTCCGGAAACGCTGGAGCGGGCGCGAAGCGCGGTGCAGGAAGTGGTTGAAAGTTACGCCTGA
- a CDS encoding ABC transporter permease produces MRFELFVAARYLRARRRQAVIGVITAISVIGVAAGVAALIIALAITNGMRRDLQSRLLGSTAHVDLMRVSGDGIRDWRSLVQRMRQQPHVTAVAPGLYGQVLISRGPRSGGALIKGVVPADEKTVSDLLNHVQKGSADAFSSDATSALPPVVIGSDLAETLGAAVNDSVLVTSPQGELTPLGLQPRYARYRVVGIFHSGFYQYDSSYAFMRLADAQRLFSEPDLVSVLSFKVDDLYQAAAIGRQLEAAAGPGYQTTNWMDQNRELFRALKLEQVVTFIVIGLIVCVAALNILIALTMLVMEKTRDIAVLMSFGVRPDQVRRIFLLQGLLISATGTVIGLVIGYGVSWAGSHYRFIPLSEAVYSIDYLPFAPRVIDAVIVSVVSLLTALVATLYPSNSAAKILPAEALRYE; encoded by the coding sequence ATGCGCTTTGAATTGTTCGTGGCTGCCCGCTACCTGCGTGCGCGCCGGCGCCAGGCGGTCATAGGCGTCATCACCGCCATCTCTGTCATCGGGGTTGCGGCTGGCGTAGCCGCGCTGATCATCGCACTCGCCATCACCAATGGCATGCGGCGCGACCTGCAGTCGCGGCTGCTCGGCTCCACCGCGCACGTAGACCTGATGCGCGTTTCTGGCGACGGCATTCGCGACTGGCGCTCGCTCGTGCAGCGGATGCGGCAACAGCCCCACGTGACCGCCGTTGCACCAGGCCTGTACGGCCAGGTGCTCATCTCGCGCGGTCCACGCTCCGGCGGAGCCCTAATTAAAGGTGTCGTTCCCGCCGACGAGAAGACCGTCTCCGACCTGTTGAACCACGTTCAGAAGGGCTCCGCAGACGCCTTTTCCAGCGATGCGACGTCCGCCTTGCCACCAGTCGTGATCGGCTCCGATCTGGCGGAGACGCTGGGTGCCGCGGTGAACGACTCAGTGTTGGTGACAAGCCCACAGGGCGAACTCACTCCACTTGGGCTGCAGCCCCGCTACGCACGCTATCGCGTGGTCGGCATTTTCCACTCCGGCTTCTACCAGTACGACAGCAGCTACGCCTTCATGCGCCTGGCCGACGCCCAGCGCCTGTTCAGCGAACCCGACCTTGTGTCGGTGCTGAGTTTCAAGGTGGACGATCTGTACCAGGCCGCCGCGATTGGCCGCCAACTGGAAGCCGCCGCCGGACCTGGCTACCAGACGACCAACTGGATGGACCAGAACCGCGAGCTGTTCCGCGCGCTCAAGCTGGAGCAGGTGGTCACCTTCATCGTGATCGGCCTGATTGTTTGCGTCGCCGCGCTGAACATCCTGATCGCGCTCACCATGCTCGTTATGGAGAAGACTCGCGACATTGCCGTGCTGATGAGCTTCGGCGTTCGCCCCGACCAGGTGCGCCGCATCTTCCTATTGCAAGGCCTGCTGATCAGCGCAACTGGAACCGTGATCGGCCTTGTGATCGGGTACGGCGTGTCCTGGGCCGGATCGCACTACCGCTTCATCCCGTTATCGGAAGCGGTGTACAGCATCGACTACCTGCCCTTTGCGCCGCGAGTGATCGACGCCGTGATCGTCAGCGTTGTTTCCCTGCTGACGGCGCTCGTGGCTACGCTCTACCCCAGCAACTCCGCCGCGAAGATCCTGCCCGCCGAAGCGCTCCGCTACGAGTAG
- a CDS encoding NAD-dependent epimerase/dehydratase family protein: MSGAGSGTVARPIAHADLRAVLEQTRDLWEQARGERILITGGTGFLGSWLLESFVWVRRELELDTRVTALSRRPDAFRAKMPHLFSGDCGIDLVAGDVRDFAFPEGEHKYLIAAATEASAKQLAEEPQEMWSTILAGMQRTVEFARTHGTKRMLQTSSGAVYGRQPSDVVNLPEEYAGAPDSMTVKSVYGEGKRVSELLGALAEREYGVEHVSARIFALGGPHLPLDSHFALGNFIRDAMRGGPIILEGDGTPTRSYLYAGDAVAWMWRMLFQAPSGRAYNLGSPESLNLRQVAEAVRDVLAPGAAVEVRQQAAAGAPVSRYVPSVERAERELGLRVTVDLRETIQRTAGWYGWKRA; encoded by the coding sequence TTGAGCGGTGCGGGCAGCGGAACTGTGGCGCGCCCGATCGCGCATGCCGACCTCCGTGCTGTGCTGGAGCAAACAAGAGACCTGTGGGAGCAAGCGCGCGGCGAGCGCATCCTGATCACCGGTGGCACCGGGTTTCTGGGTTCTTGGCTCTTGGAGAGTTTCGTTTGGGTGCGCCGCGAACTGGAGCTGGATACCCGCGTGACCGCTCTGTCTCGCCGGCCGGACGCGTTTCGAGCGAAGATGCCTCACCTGTTCTCGGGCGATTGCGGCATCGACCTGGTTGCGGGGGACGTGCGTGACTTCGCCTTCCCTGAAGGCGAGCACAAATACCTGATCGCGGCGGCAACGGAGGCCAGCGCAAAACAACTCGCCGAAGAGCCGCAGGAGATGTGGAGCACGATCCTTGCGGGCATGCAGCGCACGGTGGAGTTTGCGCGCACACACGGTACGAAGCGCATGCTGCAGACGAGCTCTGGCGCGGTGTACGGGCGGCAGCCGAGTGATGTGGTGAACCTGCCGGAAGAGTATGCTGGCGCGCCCGACTCCATGACGGTGAAGAGTGTGTACGGGGAGGGGAAGCGCGTCTCCGAACTGCTTGGAGCACTGGCCGAACGGGAGTACGGCGTGGAGCATGTGAGCGCTCGCATCTTCGCGTTGGGCGGCCCGCATCTGCCCCTGGACAGCCACTTCGCCCTGGGCAACTTCATCCGAGATGCGATGCGTGGTGGACCGATCATTTTGGAGGGCGATGGAACTCCGACGCGATCGTATCTGTACGCCGGCGATGCCGTGGCCTGGATGTGGCGGATGCTGTTCCAGGCGCCGAGTGGGCGCGCGTACAACCTGGGTTCTCCCGAAAGCCTGAATCTGCGGCAGGTTGCCGAAGCCGTGCGCGATGTTCTGGCGCCAGGTGCCGCGGTTGAGGTGCGGCAGCAGGCCGCGGCGGGCGCGCCCGTGTCGCGCTATGTTCCCAGCGTGGAGCGGGCGGAACGAGAGCTGGGGCTGCGCGTGACAGTCGACCTGCGGGAGACCATTCAGCGCACGGCAGGATGGTACGGTTGGAAACGAGCTTGA
- a CDS encoding SDR family NAD(P)-dependent oxidoreductase, with protein MAHRLLVFGASGAIGSAIVIAAAERGWHTVAVARTQPTVTGPGVTALTHDPFAEELAGSDLAAAGPFDAVCWAQGANVNDSIRTVDLARHEEVYRANCGYILVTLQGLLQAELLTAPAKLCVISSIWQTIARQNKLTYGMTKAALQGLVLSLAADLGAEGHLVNAVLPGALDTPMTRKNLTAEQIGVLESATLFGRLSTLEDVASAVLYLCSPENTGITGQFVAADLGFSRVRIL; from the coding sequence ATGGCGCACCGTCTTCTGGTCTTCGGGGCGAGCGGTGCGATCGGAAGCGCGATCGTTATCGCCGCCGCCGAGCGAGGCTGGCACACGGTCGCGGTAGCACGCACACAACCCACTGTGACCGGGCCTGGTGTCACTGCGCTCACCCATGACCCGTTCGCGGAGGAGTTGGCCGGATCCGACCTTGCAGCTGCCGGTCCATTTGACGCGGTTTGCTGGGCACAGGGAGCCAACGTCAACGACAGCATCCGAACCGTGGACCTCGCCAGGCACGAAGAGGTCTACCGCGCGAACTGTGGCTACATCCTTGTCACTCTGCAGGGTTTGCTTCAGGCCGAGCTACTCACCGCGCCGGCGAAGCTGTGCGTGATCAGCTCCATCTGGCAGACCATCGCGCGTCAGAACAAGTTGACCTATGGGATGACCAAGGCGGCGTTGCAGGGGCTGGTGTTGTCGCTTGCGGCGGACCTGGGGGCGGAGGGGCACCTGGTGAACGCCGTGCTGCCGGGTGCGCTCGACACTCCGATGACGCGAAAGAACCTGACGGCGGAGCAGATCGGTGTGCTGGAGTCTGCCACCTTGTTTGGCCGCCTGTCGACGCTCGAGGATGTCGCGTCCGCAGTGCTGTATTTGTGTTCGCCGGAGAACACCGGCATTACCGGCCAGTTTGTTGCGGCCGATCTGGGGTTCAGCCGTGTCCGCATCCTTTAG